cgctctccatgacgaggagggagtagttcaccctcggggctgagggtatgtaccagtagctatgtgtttaatctctctctctctctctctcttgttcttcatttggcatgatcttgatgtaccacgagctttgttactatagttgaatcatatggtgtttctccccctctaccttcttatgATGAactgagtcttgctctttgaggttttgttatgttggattgagtattggatttgagaacacttgatgtatgtcttgtgatgggatatttgtggtgacaatgggatgttctattgattcacttgatgtatgttttggcacacaactcgcggattcccgagggggcattagggtaatctatgcataggggttgatgcaccttttcgtcctacgttctccgatagaaactttggagtgattctttgttgcacattgagggattgccatatgatctaattatgttatcattgttgagagaacttgcactagtgaaagtatgaaccctaggccttgtttccaagcattgcaataccgtttttgttcaCTTTTGCTACTAGTtatcttgttgtttttatattttcagattacaaaaacctatatctaccatccatattacacttgtatcaccacctcttcgccgaactagtgcacctatacaatttaccattgtattgggtgtgttggggacacaagagactcttttttatttggttgcagggttgtttcagagagaccatattcatcctacgcctcccatggattgataaagcttaggtcatgcacttgagggaaattttctactgtcctacaaaactctgcgcttgaaggcccaacacgagtctacaagaagaaggttgcgtagtagacatacagctcttttctcgcgccgttgtcggggaggctaggtaagcggcactcacatcccgtcaacgaaactcttttctggcaccgttgccggggaggtttgcacttgaaagtatatctttagatcttgcaattgaatcttttagtttcttgttttatcattagtttagtctataaaagaaaactacaaaaaatggaattgaggttgcctcatatgcttcatcttttttatatctttcgtgaaaatgatggaaaggaaaattttactcaagtgttagaagaagatgtCAATAAAATTGatgtcacggacatgacgaggaactccggaatggttcggaggtaaatattgacatataggatgatatggtttaGCGAAGGGGTATGGCCCACGGGGCTTTAattggtgcaaaaggagttttgcggaggccaggggccaAACGCCGAAGACACTGGCATCTGGCCTTGGGCCAGATGCCGAGGCCACATCTGGGCCAGACGCGAAGAGCATTTAACAAGTGTGCAAGCTGCTGAAAGAACCAAGTACAATCACCACTCTCCTTAGCAACAGCAACAAGAGTTAACTGTAATTGATGGGCAAAACAATGAACATAGTAGGCAGAAGGGGACTCATCCATAATCAGTTTTTTCAGGCCATTAACATTGCCTCTCATATTACTAGCTCCATCATATCCTTGCCCACGAACCATTGCAAAGGTCAAATTGTAGTCCATAAGAATTTTCTGAATTGCAGCTTTTAGTGTCAAAGAGGTGGTATCTTCAACATGAGCAAGACCATGAAATCTTACAACCGCCCTTCCTTTCTTATCAACATAACGCAAGCAAACAACcaattgttcattctgatacacatCACTAGACTCATTTGCAAGTATTGCAAAATGACCACCGTCAAGTTCTTCAATGACTAGTTTAGTAATCTCTTGTGCACAACATTTTATCACCTCTTGCTGTATATCATGGTGAGTCATCTTGCAGTTCTGTGGAGCATTCTTGAGAACAACCCTGTCAACCTCTTCAAAGTTTCCTGCTAGCCAATTTAGAAGCTCAAGGAAATTTCCTTTATTTAGCGAGTCTTCACTTTCATCATGCCCCCTAAATGCCAAGCCTTGGCTCAATAGAAATCTCACACACTTGAGTGTCCATGTCAAACGCTGTTTATACAAAGCCTTGTATTGTGAGGTGTTTGAAGCAATAGACTCCCTAATTGATGTTGTAGGTGTAGTGAACATATCATATTTTTCTTGAGCTTCAGCATGAGCACTACTAACAGCTCCAATATGCCTCTTCAATCTTCCTTTCATGTTCCAATTATTAAACCCACCATTCACAAATGCATCTCCTCCGGGACTTTTTGTTTTATCCTTGAACAAGTAGCAAACAAAGCAAAAAGCAGCCTCTTTTTCCATGCTGTACTCAAGCCACTTATGATCTTTAAACCAAGTAGGAGAAAGGCGACGAGAATGTCCACTAAAATCTCTAATTTCAAACTTATGATCCTTTGGTTGACAAGCTCCCAAGTCAATGTATCTCCTTCTAACTCTATCCTGGTCATTGACATGATATGAAGATATAGGGAGTCGCTTGCTCGGATCACGTTCCAGAGCAGCCAAATCTGCTTCAAATTGGGGAATtgattcatcatcttcatcaaccgcTTCATCATCTTCTATAATTGGGGTCGGGGAGCCTCTCTCCCTCTCCGGTTGTGGAGTTTCATCATGTGTTGGTACTAGTGCTAGCTGCAGATTGCTCTCAACCTCCTCAGAAATAGGAGTTGGTGTGGATGTAGAAGTTAACTTTCTTGCCTTTGAAGATTTGTCCCACAGTTCAAATAGCTAACATGCTTTCTTTTCATCCACATCACAATTACATAAACAGAGTAAAATCAGTGGCAATGTGGCATGGACTGTTGAACATTGAAAACAATTTCAAGTTACATAGTAATCACCAAATGAGTCACATAGTAAATACTAAGTAATTCAATTTCAATTTACAAGCAATCACTGAAAAATCTTCAGATTTGTTTAGAAAAGAGAGGGAAGAATACCTTGGTAGATGGCTGGATGCTAAACTAGATGTGGATGGCACGGACTTGGACTGCCGGAGGGCACTGCCGCgctggggaggcctggccgccggtCGCCGGAGTGCCTGAGCCGCAGTCCGCAGAGGTACTGCGCAGAGGTGAAGGGCAAAGGGCAGAGCTGGGCGGGAGCAGAGGGCCGGAGGGTGAGGGCAGGGGAGGGAGAGGGCCGGCCGGAGGGGCGACGGAGAGGCTTGAGATGCCTGGCCTGGCCGCCGGGCGCGGGGCGCCGGAGCCGGACCTCGACGGAGCCACGGAGGTGCAGGAGAGGGCCGGCCGCCTTCAGCAGAGCTAGGTTAGGGGAATTGGggcagcgaggggatcgattgaatCTGGGCGCTCGACTGCTCGCGCGCCTAACCAGACGCCGGTCTGGTCCAGTGCGTAACGTGGAGTGTTTGGGCTGGGCCAAATCTGTATAATATACATAGTAATTTTTTTAGCCGAAAATCTTGGGTATTCCAGGGAAGTTCCTGGAAGACCCCCGGCGCCGCCGctgccctccaccctcttggaaGCGGAGCGGAGGGAGCTGAAGAAGAGGCCTCGGCAACGCGATACCACTGATCTTGGTTGAAGAAGCCATCCCAATCCGATCAACAGTTCCACGTGCACTGCGCCTACCTCATGCGTCAACTGTCAGTGTTCTTGAGAGTTGAGACCAACAGTGCCATTAAGCGATGACGTATTTGTTCGGAGGGGGTGCGAGCGGCAGATTGAGATGGTAAGACACGAGATAGGGATTTACCCATGTCCAGGCCCTCCGAGAGGAGGTAAGACTCTACTCCAGTCTTTGGTGGTTGCAGCACCACCTCCATCTACATGGCAAACTCGTCGTCCGCGCCGCTGCGATGACCAAGGTCGGCTTATGCTCCTCGTGGTCCGAGGAGACCGGCTCCACCTTGACAATGGATGGGGTTGTGGCTGACAACGGACCCGACGACCAGGAGTGATGACTCAGTCTAGATCTAGAGCTCCCCTGGATCCAGTGTCCCAGCCTGGCGGCTGGTCAGAGTGGTAACCATCGAGTAACCACCACGCTTGGGTCTTCTTGGCTTTCGTCTCCTTGCCCATCACGACGGCCAGAGGTATGGTGGTGTGGGTTGGCCGATGGATGTGCGGGAGAGGATGAGGAGTGTGCACATAGAATTTGTGCGAATGAGGCATGTCAGCTTTAAAGCCGGAGTAGGCTTTTAGGTCGTCGTGCTACCGTAAATGTGGGTAGGTGGCAGGCCGATCAGCCGGTGTGAATGCGTGGAGGGTTCTAGAACCGGATGGCCGGAGAGGGGTTTTTGTAGTCCGGGGTGTCGGGGTCCGACATGGCAGATGCCTGCCGAAAGCTCCCTCGACTTAGGGCTGGCTTGTACGATTCCGGACATCCGGACAGGTTTGGCTCGATTTGTTGATCCGTGTTAGATGCTTGAAAAGTGCCGGGACAGCCTAGTGTGAATAATTGAATCGGGAGCTTATTGAATCAATCAACCGtatttgcaaaaaagaaaaagaatcaatcaacggTACGTCTGATATGATGGTGACACAAACGGTAACGAACCAGCCAACAAGCACGGAAGGAAAGGAAGGATCCTCTGATTAATTCTGAAAAAAACGTACTATATCCGCCGCATGGGATGGAAACTAATCCTCTGATTCTCAGCTCGTTTGGACAGTTTTTGAACGCTTTGGATTTTTGTAAACTAACGAAACTTGCGTCAATCACGTACTCTAGCCGGCCACACAACGGTCAATTGCTGGCTCCGTTCCGTTAAGTACTGCCGTCTTTCTCTTCCTCCTTCCgttgtgcagcagcagcagcagcaccaacACCAACACAGGCAGAGCCATGGCGATGATAGTCTTCGATACATGGAGTTCATTCGATGAACATGTATGTACCATTCATCCATGCCTTTATCTTATCTCCTTCCTGTCCTTTATTTACTTATGGTTAATTATTCATCAGGCCAGACGCTTCTCCTCTCATCAATGTTTTGGATCTTTATTATCTGGAAAAAAATGTTTTGGATCTTTATTCTGAATTTAAATTCTTGCCAAGAAATAGCAACAAAAAGAGTTTTTACGACCGCAGGACAAGGGGCTCACGCTCGCTATTATCGCTGACCAACAGAATATGGGGGTTGATGGATGCGATGATCCAGAGGGCGAGGTCGACTATGTACCTCTCAGTGTAAGTGTTCGCCTGCTGTACTTCAGATTAAATAGAATCTTGATTTTCCCAGCAAAAAAAAACTAGATTCATGATTTTGTAACGAATAAGTGCGTGACTTCTTGACTGGTCTAATTAACCTCATCGTGAGGACGTGAGGCCCGATTTTTTGCGACCAAATGATGACAATTTTTTTTTATGATCGTAGGAGGAGGAGCTTGCGCTCACCACTATTGCTGGCCAACACCCCATGGCGGCTGACAAATGCGGTGATCCAGAGAGCGAGGTCGACTTTGTCCCTCTCAGAGTAAGTGTTTTCTTCAGATTAAATAGTCATGATTTTGTAACTTATATGTATGTATAAGCGCACGGCTTCTTGATCAATCTAAACTTCATTTGTGGCAGGTCGTGAGGCCGGATGATGAGCAGCCAAAGCGTCCTGGCGGGCGGGTTAAAGTGTGTGCACATAAACCCAAGACGAAGAAACTAAGTTGATACACTCCCGAAATACATTCTTGTGTTTGCTCTTGTAAACAGAGCTTCTAGTCGTATATCTGAACTCACAATACTTAAGCTCGGGTTATCAAATCTTTTACCTTCTTCTTTTCTGCGGGTGATCAATCTTTTACCTTCAGCCGCATAGATAAGTAGATCTCGAGTTTGATGCTCTACTTTCACTGGTTATCTTGATAGGTGAAGAGAACGCGGCTGGCAGATTCCAAGAGTGACAAGGGTGATAATTTTGCGCCAATGGTAAGAACGGGATACCGAAATTTTGTTCATCGAGGCATTTTTGTATTCAACGCTTGAAAGAAACACATGTCCGTATATCATGTCTGTTTAAGAAGTAGATTGTGTACTTGTGTTAcaggggaagagagggaggccGACACGCGCCAAGTCTGCTAAGAGCAAGACGTGGTGTAACCCGGAGTTTGTTTACGGCGACAACATCAACATTAGTAGCAGTAGTGAGAGCGATAGCGAGGGAAACAAAGATGTTGATTATAATCCTACGGTATGGTCATATATGGACCATTTTAAATTGCTTGATTTAAGCCTTTTGTCATTCAAATCTTGATCACAGTTGTTTGTAAGCAGATTAATTTTTATGAAGTAATTTGTGTACTTGTGTTACAGAGGAAGACAGGTAGGCTGGTACGCGCCAAGTCTGTCAAGAGTAATATGTGGCGTACACCGGAGTTTGTTTACGATGAAAACCTCGACATTAGCAGTAGTGGGAGCGTGACCGAGGGAAACAAAGATGGTGATTATGATCCGATGGTAAGGTCATTATATATCAGACTCATTTCGTGAAATGATAAGAAAACAAATGTTCGTAAGTACAGGTTAATATGTATGTCAAACTAAGAACATGTTTTGATTTGACAGGCATCCAACATTGATGGCCACCCAAAGAAATGTGCAAGGTACTTCCATCTCGTTGATTTTTTTATGAGTGGAGTGTCATAAAAATAAAAGACCTCTGGTGTGTTTGACTCACAACCGAATCTTCGAACAGAAGATCTCGACGGAGGCCAGCACGCGCCAAGTCGGCTAAGAGCAAGATGTGGCGTAAACCAGAGTTTCTTAACAGCGACAACATTAACATTAGTAATGGTGAGAGCGAGAGCGAGAGAAACAAAGATGATGGTTATTATCCGACGGTAAGGTCCTACA
This portion of the Triticum dicoccoides isolate Atlit2015 ecotype Zavitan chromosome 7A, WEW_v2.0, whole genome shotgun sequence genome encodes:
- the LOC119329839 gene encoding zinc finger MYM-type protein 1-like; the protein is MEVVLQPPKTGVESYLLSEGLDMALLKAAGPLLHLRGSVEVRLRRPAPGGQARHLKPLRRPSGRPSPSPALTLRPSAPAQLCPLPFTSAQYLCGLRLRHSGDRRPGLPSAALFELWDKSSKARKLTSTSTPTPISEEVESNLQLALVPTHDETPQPERERGSPTPIIEDDEAVDEDDESIPQFEADLAALERDPSKRLPISSYHVNDQDRVRRRYIDLGACQPKDHKFEIRDFSGHSRRLSPTWFKDHKWLEYSMEKEAAFCFVCYLFKDKTKSPGGDAFVNGGFNNWNMKGRLKRHIGAVSSAHAEAQEKYDMFTTPTTSIRESIASNTSQYKALYKQRLTWTLKCVRFLLSQGLAFRGHDESEDSLNKGNFLELLNWLAGNFEEVDRVVLKNAPQNCKMTHHDIQQEVIKCCAQEITKLVIEELDGGHFAILANESSDVYQNEQLVVCLRYVDKKGRAVVRFHGLAHVEDTTSLTLKAAIQKILMDYNLTFAMVRGQGYDGASNMRGNVNGLKKLIMDESPSAYYVHCFAHQLQLTLVAVAKESGDCTWFFQQLAHLLNALRVWPRCGLGIWPKARCQCLRRLAPGLRKTPFAPIKAPWAIPLR